A stretch of Arachis hypogaea cultivar Tifrunner chromosome 15, arahy.Tifrunner.gnm2.J5K5, whole genome shotgun sequence DNA encodes these proteins:
- the LOC112751028 gene encoding uncharacterized protein isoform X2: MTEGDQATSPGPERDIANGSTSSVIVEGGETCPVYHDRTNSTDFMTGNTEMQHSGLAESSNPDASTVSRLPRRRSSFPPLAQALFDALKKNRSLQKFIRSKMIEIEAKIEENKRLRNNVKILKDFQASCIRRTGSALSLKKDPRVLLISAQKSDSKRKSPMCFGPPENRHVANYKMVLERFPRSLDRKKWSNEEKENLMKGIKQQFQESLVIAMSSEVPHGDGNYMDSIMEYTNQVDITPEIMKKYLPDVNWDKLASTHVPGRTGAECESRWLNWEDPLINHGPWTSEEDRLLLLLVQQMGIRNWFDISKSLGTNRTPFQCLARFQRSLNPSMLNREWSKEEDAQLCSAVAIYGESNWQAVASVLERRTGTQCSNRWKKSLFPERKGSYTQEEDKRLTVAVMLFGRKWNQIARFVPGRTQCQCRDRYVNSLNPSLKWGGWTDEEDSRLQAAIAKHGFCWSKVAEDMPPRTDSQCRKRFKVLFPDQAYLLQEARKKQKSLIAGNFVDRESERPNLTLTDFLPLPTLSPLPCEADDENLPRKRKRKSSNEHKKFRSRRPAKKTRTNHNDGKDIDEAKIFNGDVNIPKRTRSKKNSRNTSVHAKEAENTIQNAEIQVCSGKLSRIKGAKTSKNKLKNKMLKPESLSTVVECSGSQNEDNTTLSSFLHMKLNKRGLKCNKNKGGAASAFATNVVSKQVDNQSPSAEQDGLSQLCGSGGVEHLVTVQNNSVSDRLLRKPENVNRLTGDEDDNEDITLDCLVGNKSKECSQVTKGPSVLSSSKSKHASVLLPEVHCTEKAAITADCTGQLTPNLVDDRSVSPSSLAEPTTTFNAEEDELLATFLQNKSKGARRKVKRKEGNC; encoded by the exons ATGACTGAGGGAGATCAGGCCACAAGTCCAGGCCCTGAGAGAGACATTGCTAATGGTTCAACATCTTCCGTAATTGTTGAAGGTGGTGAAACATGCCCTGTTTATCATGATCGTACTAATTCCACAGATTTCATGACTGGAAATACTGAAATGCAGCACTCTGGTCTTGCTGAGAGTTCTAATCCAGATGCCAGCACTGTATCCAGGTTGCCACGGAGAAGATCAAGTTTCCCACCGTTAGCTCAGGCTCTTTTTGATGCCCTTAAGAAGAATAGGTCTCTTCAGAAGTTTATTAGAAGCAAGATGATTGAGATTGAAGCAAAAATTGAGGAAAACAAGCGACTTAGGAACAATGTTAAAATCCTTAAGGACTTCCAAGCTTCATGCATAAGAAGAACAGGGAGTGCTTTATCGCTAAAAAAGGATCCTCGTGTCCTGTTAATATCAGCACAAAAG AGTGATAGTAAAAGAAAATCTCCAATGTGTTTTGGCCCACCAGAGAATCGTCATGTTGCTAATTATAAGATGGTTTTAGAAAGATTTCCGCGTTCATTGGATCGAAAAAAATGGTCAAATGAGGAAAAGGAAAATCTTATGAAGGGAATTAAGCAACAATTCCAAGAATCGTTGGTAATAGCAATGAG TTCTGAAGTTCCACATGGAGATGGAAATTACATGGATAGCATAATGGAATATACTAACCAAGTTGATATTACACCggaaattatgaaaaaatatttaccCGATGTTAATTGGGATAAGTTAGCTTCTACTCATGTTCCTGGCCGTACTGGTGCTGAATGTGAATCAAG GTGGTTGAATTGGGAAGATCCCTTGATCAACCATGGACCATGGACTAGTGAAGAGGATAGGTTGCTTTTGCTTCTTGTCCAACAAATGGGAATTAGGAACTGGTTCGATATTTCCAAATCATTGGGCACGAACAGGACTCCATTTCAATGCTTGGCTCGATTTCAAAGGAGCTTGAATCCTTCGATGCTAAATAGGGAATGGTCTAAAGAAGAAGATGCTCAACTCTGTTCTGCTGTAGCTATTTATGGAGAGAGTAATTGGCAAGCTGTGGCTTCTGTTTTAGAAAGGCGGACAGGAACCCAATGCTCAAATAG ATGGAAGAAATCACTTTTTCCCGAGAGAAAAGGGAGTTATACTCAAGAGGAGGACAAGCGCTTGACAGTGGCAGTCATGCTTTTTGGTCGGAAATGGAATCAAATAGCTAGATTTGTTCCTGGTCGGACCCAATGTCAATGTAGGGACAG ATACGTGAATAGTTTGAACCCTTCTTTGAAATGGGGTGGATGGACTGACGAAGAGGATTCAAGATTGCAAGCTGCAATTGCTAAGCATGGATTCTGCTGGTCTAAGGTTGCTGAAGATATGCCCCCTCGTACTGATTCTCAATGCCGGAA GAGATTTAAGGTGTTATTTCCTGATCAAGCTTATTTGCttcaagaagcaagaaagaagcaaaagtCTTTGATTGCTGGTAATTTTGTTGATCGAGAATCTGAACGCCCAAACCTTACACTGACTGATTTCCTTCCCTTACCTACATTATCTCCTCTTCCTTGTGAGGCTGATGATGAGAATCTCCctaggaagaggaagaggaagtcaAG CAATGAACACAAGAAATTCAGGTCCAGAAGACCTGCAAAAAAGACACGAACAAATCACAATGATGGAAAGGATATTGATGAGGCCAAGATTTTTAATGGAGATGTCAATATTCCCAaaagaacaaggtccaagaaaaactcaagaaataCTTCAGTTCATGCTAAGGAAGCTGAGAATACAATACAAAATGCTGAGATCCAGGTTTGTAGTGGGAAACTAAGTAGAATCAAGGGCGCCAAAACATCAAAGAACAAACTAAAGAATAAAATGTTGAAACCTGAAAGCTTGTCTACTGTTGTTGAGTGTTCTGGAAGTCAAAATGAGGACAACACAACTCTTTCTTCCTTTCTACACATGAAGTTAAATAAGAGAGGGTTGAAATGCAACAAAAATAAGGGCGGGGCTGCCTCTGCATTTGCGACAAATGTTGTATCTAAGCAGGTTGATAATCAAAGCCCCTCTGCTGAGCAAGATGGCTTGTCTCAGTTGTGTGGTTCTGGTGGAGTTGAACATTTGGTTACGGTGCAAAACAACTCCGTTTCTGACAGGCTACTGAGAAAACCAGAGAATGTAAATAGGTTGACTGGTGATGAGGATGACAACGAAGATATCACCCTTGATTGCCTTGTGGGAAACAAATCAAAAGAATGTAGTCAGGTGACTAAAGGACCTTCTGTTTTATCTTCTTCCAAATCAAAACATGCGTCTGTTTTGCTTCCTGAAGTGCATTGCACAGAAAAGGCAGCCATCACAGCTGATTGCACCGGGCAGTTGACACCAAATCTTGTTGATGACCGATCCGTTTCACCTAGTAGTTTGGCTGAACCTACTACAACCTTCAATGCAGAGGAAGATGAACTGCTTGCTACCTTTCTGCAAAATAAGTCTAAGGGAGCACGAAGAAAGGTGAAACGTAAAGAAGGTAATTGCTAA
- the LOC112751028 gene encoding uncharacterized protein isoform X1, which yields MAPRADQDSLSSTDDDESDDEGLKEDLAALSRAFDMSGADSTTPPDPVLQVDFDDDVRGGVSTAPPPAASTDLVVRTDSGDELRNDPLLATGDAVVSFDAVDSGGYESNEDIEYLQRLQSLYKPLATLPPPSPSPPPVDVFDDDDDDDVETVRAIFKRFADYDMRGLGTMTEGDQATSPGPERDIANGSTSSVIVEGGETCPVYHDRTNSTDFMTGNTEMQHSGLAESSNPDASTVSRLPRRRSSFPPLAQALFDALKKNRSLQKFIRSKMIEIEAKIEENKRLRNNVKILKDFQASCIRRTGSALSLKKDPRVLLISAQKSDSKRKSPMCFGPPENRHVANYKMVLERFPRSLDRKKWSNEEKENLMKGIKQQFQESLVIAMSSEVPHGDGNYMDSIMEYTNQVDITPEIMKKYLPDVNWDKLASTHVPGRTGAECESRWLNWEDPLINHGPWTSEEDRLLLLLVQQMGIRNWFDISKSLGTNRTPFQCLARFQRSLNPSMLNREWSKEEDAQLCSAVAIYGESNWQAVASVLERRTGTQCSNRWKKSLFPERKGSYTQEEDKRLTVAVMLFGRKWNQIARFVPGRTQCQCRDRYVNSLNPSLKWGGWTDEEDSRLQAAIAKHGFCWSKVAEDMPPRTDSQCRKRFKVLFPDQAYLLQEARKKQKSLIAGNFVDRESERPNLTLTDFLPLPTLSPLPCEADDENLPRKRKRKSSNEHKKFRSRRPAKKTRTNHNDGKDIDEAKIFNGDVNIPKRTRSKKNSRNTSVHAKEAENTIQNAEIQVCSGKLSRIKGAKTSKNKLKNKMLKPESLSTVVECSGSQNEDNTTLSSFLHMKLNKRGLKCNKNKGGAASAFATNVVSKQVDNQSPSAEQDGLSQLCGSGGVEHLVTVQNNSVSDRLLRKPENVNRLTGDEDDNEDITLDCLVGNKSKECSQVTKGPSVLSSSKSKHASVLLPEVHCTEKAAITADCTGQLTPNLVDDRSVSPSSLAEPTTTFNAEEDELLATFLQNKSKGARRKVKRKEGNC from the exons ATGGCTCCCCGCGCCGACCAAGACAGTCTCTCAAGCACCGATGACGACGAAAGCGACGACGAAGGCCTCAAGGAGGACTTGGCGGCGCTCTCTAGGGCCTTCGATATGAGCGGCGCTGACTCCACCACGCCTCCCGACCCCGTCCTTCAAGTGGATTTCGACGACGACGTGCGCGGCGGTGTCTCCACAGCTCCTCCTCCCGCCGCGTCCACTGACCTCGTGGTTCGAACGGACTCCGGCGACGAGCTGCGCAACGACCCACTGTTGGCCACCGGCGATGCCGTCGTATCCTTCGACGCTGTCGACTCCGGCGGCTACGAGTCCAACGAAGATATTGAGTATCTCCAGAGATTGCAGAGTCTCTACAAGCCTCTGGCGACTCTTCCTCCTCCATCGCCTTCGCCGCCACCGGTGGACGTATTcgatgatgatgacgacgatgaTGTCGAGACTGTTCGCGCCATTTTCAAACGGTTTGCCGACTACGATATGA GAGGTTTAGGTACAATGACTGAGGGAGATCAGGCCACAAGTCCAGGCCCTGAGAGAGACATTGCTAATGGTTCAACATCTTCCGTAATTGTTGAAGGTGGTGAAACATGCCCTGTTTATCATGATCGTACTAATTCCACAGATTTCATGACTGGAAATACTGAAATGCAGCACTCTGGTCTTGCTGAGAGTTCTAATCCAGATGCCAGCACTGTATCCAGGTTGCCACGGAGAAGATCAAGTTTCCCACCGTTAGCTCAGGCTCTTTTTGATGCCCTTAAGAAGAATAGGTCTCTTCAGAAGTTTATTAGAAGCAAGATGATTGAGATTGAAGCAAAAATTGAGGAAAACAAGCGACTTAGGAACAATGTTAAAATCCTTAAGGACTTCCAAGCTTCATGCATAAGAAGAACAGGGAGTGCTTTATCGCTAAAAAAGGATCCTCGTGTCCTGTTAATATCAGCACAAAAG AGTGATAGTAAAAGAAAATCTCCAATGTGTTTTGGCCCACCAGAGAATCGTCATGTTGCTAATTATAAGATGGTTTTAGAAAGATTTCCGCGTTCATTGGATCGAAAAAAATGGTCAAATGAGGAAAAGGAAAATCTTATGAAGGGAATTAAGCAACAATTCCAAGAATCGTTGGTAATAGCAATGAG TTCTGAAGTTCCACATGGAGATGGAAATTACATGGATAGCATAATGGAATATACTAACCAAGTTGATATTACACCggaaattatgaaaaaatatttaccCGATGTTAATTGGGATAAGTTAGCTTCTACTCATGTTCCTGGCCGTACTGGTGCTGAATGTGAATCAAG GTGGTTGAATTGGGAAGATCCCTTGATCAACCATGGACCATGGACTAGTGAAGAGGATAGGTTGCTTTTGCTTCTTGTCCAACAAATGGGAATTAGGAACTGGTTCGATATTTCCAAATCATTGGGCACGAACAGGACTCCATTTCAATGCTTGGCTCGATTTCAAAGGAGCTTGAATCCTTCGATGCTAAATAGGGAATGGTCTAAAGAAGAAGATGCTCAACTCTGTTCTGCTGTAGCTATTTATGGAGAGAGTAATTGGCAAGCTGTGGCTTCTGTTTTAGAAAGGCGGACAGGAACCCAATGCTCAAATAG ATGGAAGAAATCACTTTTTCCCGAGAGAAAAGGGAGTTATACTCAAGAGGAGGACAAGCGCTTGACAGTGGCAGTCATGCTTTTTGGTCGGAAATGGAATCAAATAGCTAGATTTGTTCCTGGTCGGACCCAATGTCAATGTAGGGACAG ATACGTGAATAGTTTGAACCCTTCTTTGAAATGGGGTGGATGGACTGACGAAGAGGATTCAAGATTGCAAGCTGCAATTGCTAAGCATGGATTCTGCTGGTCTAAGGTTGCTGAAGATATGCCCCCTCGTACTGATTCTCAATGCCGGAA GAGATTTAAGGTGTTATTTCCTGATCAAGCTTATTTGCttcaagaagcaagaaagaagcaaaagtCTTTGATTGCTGGTAATTTTGTTGATCGAGAATCTGAACGCCCAAACCTTACACTGACTGATTTCCTTCCCTTACCTACATTATCTCCTCTTCCTTGTGAGGCTGATGATGAGAATCTCCctaggaagaggaagaggaagtcaAG CAATGAACACAAGAAATTCAGGTCCAGAAGACCTGCAAAAAAGACACGAACAAATCACAATGATGGAAAGGATATTGATGAGGCCAAGATTTTTAATGGAGATGTCAATATTCCCAaaagaacaaggtccaagaaaaactcaagaaataCTTCAGTTCATGCTAAGGAAGCTGAGAATACAATACAAAATGCTGAGATCCAGGTTTGTAGTGGGAAACTAAGTAGAATCAAGGGCGCCAAAACATCAAAGAACAAACTAAAGAATAAAATGTTGAAACCTGAAAGCTTGTCTACTGTTGTTGAGTGTTCTGGAAGTCAAAATGAGGACAACACAACTCTTTCTTCCTTTCTACACATGAAGTTAAATAAGAGAGGGTTGAAATGCAACAAAAATAAGGGCGGGGCTGCCTCTGCATTTGCGACAAATGTTGTATCTAAGCAGGTTGATAATCAAAGCCCCTCTGCTGAGCAAGATGGCTTGTCTCAGTTGTGTGGTTCTGGTGGAGTTGAACATTTGGTTACGGTGCAAAACAACTCCGTTTCTGACAGGCTACTGAGAAAACCAGAGAATGTAAATAGGTTGACTGGTGATGAGGATGACAACGAAGATATCACCCTTGATTGCCTTGTGGGAAACAAATCAAAAGAATGTAGTCAGGTGACTAAAGGACCTTCTGTTTTATCTTCTTCCAAATCAAAACATGCGTCTGTTTTGCTTCCTGAAGTGCATTGCACAGAAAAGGCAGCCATCACAGCTGATTGCACCGGGCAGTTGACACCAAATCTTGTTGATGACCGATCCGTTTCACCTAGTAGTTTGGCTGAACCTACTACAACCTTCAATGCAGAGGAAGATGAACTGCTTGCTACCTTTCTGCAAAATAAGTCTAAGGGAGCACGAAGAAAGGTGAAACGTAAAGAAGGTAATTGCTAA
- the LOC112751026 gene encoding exonuclease 1: MGIKDLLKFMKPYTEPIHIKKYAGKRVGIDAYSWLHKGAYSCSMELCLDSDSEKKLRYIEYFMHRVNLLRYYKITPVVVFDGGNVPCKAATEQERNKKRSANRELAMAKLKEGNVIAASELFQRAVNITPLMAYQLIQTLRSESIEFVVAPYEADAQLAYMSNLEVEKGGIAAVITEDSDLIAYGCPAIIFKMDRDGNGERIEIEKVFCAKSSRPSFRNFDMKLFTGMCVLAGCDFLPSVPGIGIARAHALVSKYKNLDRVLSVLKFEKGDQMPEDYAKSFKEAIAVFQHARIYDANAKELKHMKPLPQGFLESLDGTLDFLGPEIPSTIVTAIAEGDLNPSTKEAFDKSESPGLSLNRIAVKSIGQIKKVEVPKQLTKENCFSIFVSQNTTENNTVTREELISDKERHSVEELALEKLIMPLETNETIEKTIIFDDTPLKVPNNNPFKIMKTEETSFSVQTDNKTTFEKVSIASNEEYIDLCTPPDSFEEEKESQNLSRKREFQNICSDEPVSGVTQEELDSDVVCLNVESQGSVNSKTSMKNGSGSKGRCGREKQSKRGKFKQALTGNRTILSFFSRV; the protein is encoded by the exons ATGGGTATCAAGGATCTCCTGAAATTTATGAAGCCTTACACCGAACCTATCCACATAAAAAAGTACGCTGGCAAACGA GTGGGTATCGATGCATACTCATGGCTTCACAAGGGTG cTTATTCATGTAGTATGGAGCTTTGTCTAGATTCTGATAGTGAAAAGAAATTGCGGTACATTGAGTACTTTATGCATCGAGTGAACCTTCTTCGCTACTATAAAATAACACCGGTTGTTGTCTTTGATGGTGGCAATGTTCCTTGCAAAGCAGCAACTGAGCAAGAGAGGAATAA AAAAAGAAGTGCTAATCGTGAATTGGCAATGGCCAAGCTCAAAGAAGGAAATGTTATTGCAGCTTCAGAACTCTTCCAG AGAGCAGTTAACATTACTCCCCTGATGGCATATCAATTAATTCAG ACTCTGAGATCAGAGAGCATTGAGTTTGTTGTAGCTCCATATGAAGCAGATGCTCAGTTAGCATACATGTCCAATCTTGAAGTAGAAAAGGGTGGAATTGCTGCAGTGATCACAGAAGATAGTGATTTGATAGCTTATGGTTGTCCAGCT ATTATTTTTAAGATGGACCGTGATGGGAATGGCGAAAGAATTGAGATAGAGAAGGTTTTTTGTGCCAAGTCCAGTAGACCTTCATTTCGGAATTTTGACATGAAACTCTTCACAG GTATGTGTGTCTTAGCTGGCTGTGATTTTCTTCCATCTGTTCCTGGAATTGGTATTGCTCGAGCTCATGCCTTAGTGTCCAAGTATAAGAACCTAGATCGT GTTTTGTCAGTTCTTAAGTTTGAGAAGGGTGATCAAATGCCTGAAGATTATGCAAAATCCTTCAAAGAGGCAATTGCAGTCTTTCAGCATGCTCGAAT ATATGATGCCAATGCTAAAGAGCTTAAGCACATGAAGCCTCTTCCCCAAGGTTTTCTTGAATCACTCGATGGAACCCTTGATTTCTTGGGACC AGAAATTCCATCAACTATAGTCACTGCAATAGCTGAAGGAGACTTAAACCCATCAACTAAGGAAGCCTTTGATAAGTCTGAAAGTCCTGGACTTTCTCTTAACCGTATCGCAGTCAAAAGCATTGGTCAAATAAAGAAAGTTGAGGTTCCAAAACAACTTACCAAGGAAAACTGCTTCTCAATCTTTGTCTCCCAAAACACCACTGAAAATAATACAG TGACAAGAGAAGAGTTGATCTCAGATAAAGAAAGACATTCAGTTGAAGAATTGGCACTTGAGAAACTAATCATGCCACTGGAAACAAATGAAACAATTGAAAAGACCATTATATTTGATGACACTCCTTTGAAGGTTCCTAACAACAACCCATTCAAGATAATGAAAACTGAGGAAACATCTTTTTCTGTTCAGACAGATAATAAAACCACATTTGAAAAGGTTTCTATTGCAAGCAATGAGGAATACATTGACTTGTGCACACCCCCAGATAGTTTTGAAGAAGAAAAGGAGTCTCAGAATCTCTCAAGAAAAAGGGAATTTCAGAACATTTGCTCAGATGAACCGGTCTCAGGAGTGACTCAAGAAGAACTAGATTCAGATGTTGTTTGCTTGAATGTGGAATCACAAGGGAGTGTGAATTCTAAGACAAGCATGAAAAATGGTTCAGGATCAAAAGGAAGATGTGGAAGAGAAAAACAATCAAAGAGAGGCAAGTTCAAGCAGGCTTTGACCGGGAATAGAACTATTTTGAGTTTCTTTTCTAGAGTGTAA